One segment of Chryseobacterium turcicum DNA contains the following:
- a CDS encoding HopJ type III effector protein has translation MLFEQLEKSAEDIQFNDVIAFIDEHYDFTPTKFTNGNTINEANQNNGSCKVFSFAQLNDLSKEETLNLFGEFYRKDVLQNPEGTDHQNIRNFIECGWDGISFEGKALARK, from the coding sequence ATGTTATTTGAACAATTAGAAAAATCGGCGGAAGACATTCAGTTTAATGATGTTATTGCATTTATCGATGAACATTACGATTTTACGCCTACAAAATTTACCAACGGGAATACGATAAATGAAGCTAATCAGAACAATGGTTCGTGTAAAGTGTTCAGCTTTGCTCAACTCAATGATTTATCAAAAGAAGAAACGCTGAATCTTTTTGGAGAGTTTTACAGAAAAGATGTTTTACAAAATCCTGAAGGTACAGACCATCAAAATATCAGAAACTTTATAGAATGCGGCTGGGACGGAATTTCTTTTGAAGGGAAAGCTTTGGCGAGAAAATAA
- a CDS encoding RtcB family protein has product MTTITGKELIALGFTPKKWFAEALEYINETQLTENEMMEYLEQFKSPEPIPLLENPADFIINIRAEHESENDNVEKVINTMKVLMKTPTLVSGAIMPDACPTGPEGHIPVGGVVVAKNAIHPGFHSADICCSVMLTDFGKIEPKLVLDAAHSITHFGYGGRDRGSQMPMSQELMDAFRENEFLNDEKLISIARSHMGTQGDGNHFLFVGISKNTGNTMLVTHHGSRAPGAMLYDKGMKVANRFRMDISPETLKENAWIPYETEEGKQYWEALQLIRKWTKENHESIHNATLEKLNIEKQNRYWNEHNFVFRDGDLFYHAKGATPLDDKFMPDITGPRLIPLNMAEPVLIVQGTTNGRNLGFAPHGAGRNFSRTQHKKSLAHKTIEEVFAEETKGLDIRFFTNDIDISELPTAYKSAKNVRAQIEEYGLCEVLDEVMPYGCIMAGDVQKNAPWKKKKKFRK; this is encoded by the coding sequence ATGACAACAATTACAGGAAAAGAATTAATCGCTTTAGGATTTACACCGAAAAAATGGTTTGCCGAAGCTTTGGAATATATCAACGAAACTCAATTAACTGAAAATGAAATGATGGAATATTTGGAGCAATTCAAATCTCCGGAACCTATTCCATTATTAGAAAATCCTGCAGATTTTATCATCAACATCAGAGCGGAACACGAAAGTGAAAATGATAACGTAGAAAAAGTAATCAACACCATGAAAGTCCTGATGAAAACGCCGACTTTAGTTTCAGGAGCGATTATGCCCGATGCTTGTCCGACCGGACCGGAAGGTCATATTCCTGTGGGCGGAGTGGTCGTGGCAAAAAATGCAATTCATCCAGGGTTTCATAGCGCAGATATTTGTTGTTCGGTGATGTTGACCGACTTTGGAAAAATTGAACCGAAACTAGTTTTGGATGCCGCCCACTCCATCACGCATTTCGGATACGGAGGAAGAGATAGAGGTTCGCAAATGCCGATGTCACAAGAATTAATGGATGCTTTCAGAGAAAATGAGTTCTTAAATGATGAGAAATTAATCAGTATTGCCCGTTCTCATATGGGAACTCAGGGCGATGGAAACCATTTCTTATTTGTAGGAATTTCTAAAAATACAGGAAACACAATGTTGGTGACTCATCACGGTTCAAGAGCGCCGGGAGCGATGTTATACGATAAAGGAATGAAAGTAGCCAACCGTTTCAGAATGGATATTTCACCGGAAACCTTGAAAGAAAACGCATGGATTCCGTATGAAACCGAAGAAGGAAAACAATATTGGGAAGCTTTGCAACTCATCAGAAAATGGACGAAAGAAAACCATGAATCGATTCATAATGCAACTTTAGAAAAACTGAATATCGAAAAACAAAACAGATATTGGAACGAACATAATTTTGTATTCAGAGATGGCGATTTATTCTATCATGCAAAAGGAGCAACGCCTTTGGATGATAAATTTATGCCCGATATTACAGGCCCAAGACTGATTCCTCTGAATATGGCAGAACCTGTATTGATTGTTCAAGGAACAACCAATGGTAGAAATTTAGGTTTTGCACCACACGGTGCGGGAAGAAATTTCAGCAGAACGCAACATAAAAAATCTCTGGCTCATAAAACCATTGAAGAAGTTTTTGCAGAAGAAACAAAAGGATTAGATATCCGTTTCTTTACCAATGATATTGATATTTCTGAACTTCCGACCGCTTATAAAAGTGCAAAAAACGTAAGAGCCCAAATTGAAGAATACGGATTGTGTGAAGTTCTGGATGAAGTGATGCCTTATGGATGTATTATGGCGGGTGATGTGCAGAAGAATGCGCCTTGGAAGAAAAAGAAGAAGTTTAGGAAATAA
- the bamE gene encoding outer membrane protein assembly factor BamE domain-containing protein, which produces MDNFNEIKIGDNRHSVDNLLGKPFYVSTENINRDSLKTNYWYSENRTSIMEYDKIIIQFYDDKVVNKVRVLDGD; this is translated from the coding sequence ATGGACAATTTTAATGAAATTAAAATTGGTGATAATAGACATAGTGTGGATAATCTATTAGGAAAACCATTTTATGTTTCTACAGAAAATATAAACAGGGATAGTTTAAAAACAAATTATTGGTATAGCGAAAATAGGACATCTATTATGGAATATGATAAAATAATCATTCAATTTTATGATGATAAAGTAGTCAATAAAGTAAGAGTTTTAGATGGAGATTAA